The following DNA comes from Croceicoccus sp. YJ47.
AACGCCCCATATCCGCCCAGCGCGAGGAGGATGACGCAGGGGTAGAAGACCGTCGGCTGCTCCATCAGATGCATGTAGTTATGCGCGGGCCATTCGCGCCGGCCCGACAGCGTGTCGCCGGCATCGCTCGCCCGGAAACCGCGCGGCAGGCGCCCCATCGACACCTTGTTCACGCGAAAGCTCGCCATGCGGCCTGCCATCATCCACGCCATCACGGCCATCGTCCACACCAGCAGCACCGCCGCGGGCACGAGTATCTGCGTATCCAATCCGTTCATCGCTTTCCTTTTCGGCGCCGGGGTCGCGCGCGGCGCATTGACCCTTTCGATAATGGCCATAGCCCCTATATGGGCGGGCATGGACGGCCTTCGGGTCGGTATCCGGGCCGGACATGGCCCTGTGAATTGGTAACAGGAGATCGGGTTTGAGCAAGGTTCTGGTGATCGGTGCGGGCGGCGTCGGCAGTGTCGCGGTGCACAAGATGGCAATGAACAAGGATATCTTCACCGATATCACCCTTGCCAGTCGCACGGTTTCCAAATGCGACGCCATTGCCGAAAGCGTGAAGGACCGCACCGGCGTCGACATCGCGACCCGGCAGATCGACGCCGACGATGTCGCGGCGACCACCGCTCTCATCAACGAGGTCGGCCCGAAGCTCGTCGTGAACCTCGCCCTGCCGTATCAGGATCTGGCGATCATGGATGCGTGCCTTGCCGCGGGCGTCGATTACATGGACACCGCCAATTACGAACCGCGCGAGGAAGCGAAGTTCGAATATAAATGGCAGTGGGAATATCACGAGCGTTTCGAGAAGGCTGGGCTGACCGCGCTGCTCGGCTCCGGCTTCGATCCGGGCGTGACCAGCGTGTTCGCCATGTGGCTCAAGAAACACCGCCTCGACACGATTCGCCTGCTCGACATTCTCGATTGCAACGGCGGCGACCATGGGCAGGCCTTCGCCACCAATTTCAATCCCGAGATCAACATTCGCGAAGTGACCGCGCCGACCCGCCACTGGGAGAACGGGCAGTTCGTCGAAACCCCGGCGATGGGCGTGAAGCAGACCTTCGATTTTGCCGAGGTCGGCGAAAAGACGATGTATATGATGTATCACGAGGAGCTGGAAAGCCTCGCCAAATTCGTGCCGGAAATGGAACGTGCGCGCTTCTGGATGACCTTCGGGGATGAGTATATCAAGCACCTCACCGTGCTTCAGAACGTGGGCATGACGCGCATCGACCCCGTCATGTACGAGGGCAAGGAGATCATCCCGCTGCAATTCCTGAAGGCCGTGCTGCCCGAACCGTCGAGCCTTGGCTCCACCACCAAGGGCAAGACCAATATCGGCGACATCGCCACCGGCGAGGCGAAGGACGGGCTGGGCGAAAAGACGTTCTATATCCGCAATATCTGCGACCATGAAAAGGCGTTCGAGGAAACCGGCAACCAGGCCGTGTCCTATACCACCGGCGTGCCCGCGATGGTCGGTGCGGCGATGATGCTGACCGGCAAGTGGGACGGCGCGGGCGTGTTCAACATGGAGCAGTTCGACCCCGATCCCTTCCTCGACATGCTGGCCCAAAACGGCCTGCCGTGGGAGGTCGAGGAACTGTCCGGCCCGCTGGAATTCTGATGCGCGGTTTCGCGACCATCGGACTTGCGCTGGCGATGGCGGCCTGCGCCCCGGCGCCTGTGGCGGAGGTGCCGGCCGATCCGGCGCCGGTTTCGGAGCCGCAGTCGGTCGCCAATCCGCGCCATATCGACCCCGCCGCGTGCGAGGCGTCGGGCGGATATGTCGACAGGCGCGGGCGGGGGCAGTTCGAAACCTGCGTGCATCCCTATGCCGATGCGGGGCAAAGCTGCACCGATAATCAGCAATGCGATGGCAAGTGCGTCACCGAACCCGATGCCGGCATGACCGGCGTCGTCGGCGAATGCCAGGCGGACGATGCGTTGTTCGGCTGCTATGCCGAGGTTGTCGATGGCGCCGCCGTGCGCGCCATCTGCGTGGATTGACGGGGCATTTCGATGGAAACCAGGGCAGGCGATCCCGGTGCGTTCGCGCATTTCGACCTCAACCGGGTAGATAGCCCGGCTTTCGTCGTGGACGCGGCGAAGCTGCGCGAAAATTGCCGGATCCTCGCCGATATTCGCGATGCGGCGGGGTGCAAGGTGCTCGCCGCGCTCAAGGCGTTCTCGATGTGGTCGACCGCGCCCATCATCGGCGAATATCTCGACGGGGTGTGCGCCTCGGGATTGTGGGAGGCGCGGCTGGCGTCCGAATTCTACGACGGCGAGATCACCACCTACTCCGCCGCCTACCGCCCGGACGAGCTGGAGGAGGTGTGCCGCTTGTCCGACCACGTCATCTTCAACTCCCCGGCACAACATATGCGGGCGGGCCTCATCCTCGAACAGGCGCGCAGCACGGGCGGCGCGTTCGACGTCGGCCTGCGCCTCAACCCGCAGGTGCCGACCGGCGAAGTACCGCGCTACGACCCGTCGAGCCCCGGCTCGCGGCTCGGCTTCCCCATCGATCAGCTTACCGAAGAGCATATGGAGGGGATCGACGGCATCCATTTCCACAATCTGTGCGAGCAGGATATCGAGCCGCTGCTGAAGACCTGGGACAAGGTCTTCGATGCGATCGAACCGTGGTTCGGACAGCTCAAATGGATCAACATGGGCGGCGGGCACCACATCACCCGCGCCGATTATCAGCGCGAGGAGCTGGTCGAATTCCTGCGCGATGCGGCGGAGGATACCGGCGCCGAAATCATCATCGAACCGGGTGAGGCGGTCGCGCTCGACGCCGGGATTCTCGTCGGCACGATCCTCGATTCTGGCGAGAATGAGATGCCGATTGCGATCACCGACATTTCCGCGACATGCCACATGCCCGACGTGATCGAGGCGCCCTACCGCCCCGCCATGCTGCACGAGGGCGGGGCGGGTGCGCCCGTGCGCCTCGGCGGGCCGAGCTGTCTGGCCTACGATGTCATCGGCGACTATCACCTGCCCGTGCCGAACGAGGCGGGGCAGCGCATCGCCTTCCTCGATCAGGCGCATTACTCGATGGTGAAGACCAACACGTTCAACGGCGTGCCGCTGCCCTCCATCTGGCTCTGGGACAGCGAGACCGATGCACTGGAAAAGATTCGCGATTTCGGCTACGAAACCTTTCGCGACAGGCTGAGCTGACCGCTCGTCGCTTGCGTGCTGCGGCTGGGCCGGTGCGCGCTTGTAAATCATCCGCGCGGATTTCACTTGCAGTTCATGCACCACTGCCTATATCCGCCCCCCGCTGCCCCATGGGGACTTCCAAACCGCAAGGCAGCTTTTTGTGCAATTACCGTCCTGGGGGTCCCTTGAATTGTCCATCCATCCTGACGCACTGGCTGTAGTTCGCGACACCGCTCCGGACGAACCCGTCATTCTCAACCGCCCGCATGCGGCGCGGCGCGCGGCGCGTTTCTTTGTCGATAAATTCCCCGGCAAGGTGCTCTACGCGGTAAAGGCAAACCCGTCCGCCGATCTCCTGCGCGTGCTGTGGGACGGGGGCGTGACCCATTACGACGTCGCCAGCATTGCCGAGGTCCGGCTCGTGCGCGAAACGCTGCCGGAGGCGACGCTGTGCTTCATGCACCCGGTCAAGACCGCCCGCGCGATCGAGGAGGCGTATTTCCAGCATGGCTGCAAGACCTTCAGCCTCGATTCGATCGAGGAGTTGGAGAAGATCCGCGCCGCGACGAAGGATGCGAAGGATCTGCGCCTGTGCGTGCGACTGCGCGTGTCGTCGGAATATTCGGAGCTTTCGCTCGCCTCCAAATTCGGTGCCGAGCTGGCCGATGCCCCTGCGCTGTTGCAGGCCACGCGGCAGGTCGCGGACTGGCTTGGCGTATGTTTCCACGTCGGCAGCCAGGCCATGACGCCCTTCGCCTATGTGCAGGCGCTGGAGCGCGTGCGCGCCGCCATTGCCGAGGCTGCGGTGCTGATCGACATGATCGACGTCGGCGGGGGCTTCCCTTCGATCTATCCGGGTATGGAGCCGCCGCCGCTCGACGATTATTTCGCGATCATCCACCGGCATTTCTACGCATTGCCGATCGCCTACAACGCGGAGCTTTGGTGCGAGCCGGGCCGCGCGCTGTGTGCGGAATACAACTCGATGATCGTGCGGGTGGAAAAGCGCCGCGGGAACGAGCTTTACATCAATGATGGGTCTTATGGCGCGTTGTTCGATGCCGCGCATATCGGCTGGCGCTTTCCCGTGCGGCAGGTCGCCGAACCGGTCGAGGGTGCGGAAATGGCCGATTTCGCGTTCTACGGCCCGACATGCGACGATGCCGATTTCATGGAAGGGCCGTTCAACCTGCCTGCCGGGATCGATGCGGGCGACTATATCGAGATCGGCATGCTCGGCGCCTATGGCGCGGCGATGCGGACCGGGTTCAACGGCTTCGGCACCGGTCCTGTGGAGACGGTCAGCGATGAGCCGATGGCGAGCCTTTACCGCGGCGACCGTACCGATCCGCGCGTGTCGGACAATGTGGTCAGCCTGCGATAATCACTGCGGGCGGGATGCTGCGGCGTCCCGCCCGAAGGCGCGCGCGTGCGCTTGAATCAGGTCACCGTCGGCGCCACCGATTTCCGGCAGAGCGTCGATTTCTACACCCGCCTGGGCCTCCGGCTGATTGTATCGGCGCGGGAGGAATATGCCCGCTTCGACATGCCGGAGGGGGATGCCACACTATCGGTGCATGTGCAGGATGAGGTGCCCGAAACCGGCCCGATGATCTATTTCGAGGTGGGCGACGTGGATGCGGTGGTGGCACGCCTGCGCGCCGCCGGCATCGTGTTCGAAAGCGATCCGGTGGATCAGCCCTGGCTCTGGCGCGAAGCACGGCTGCGCGATCCTGCGGGCAATCGGCTGTGCATCTTCCATGCGGGCGTCAACCGGCGGGATCCGCCATGGCGATTGCCGGTTACGGATTGACGCGGCACCGCACGGAGCGCGCCCGCGTGATCAGGCAGCCAGCCGCATTTCCAGCCGGTCCCAGATTTCCACGAGAGCCTTGGTCAGGTCGCGCATCATCGCCTCGTCATGGGCGGGGCCGGGGGTAAAGCGCAGACGTTCCGTCCCGCGCGGCACGGTCGGGAAATTGATCGGCTGCACATAGACGCCATATTCGGCGAGCAATATATCGCTGATCTTCTTCGCCTTGACCGGGTCGCCCACCATGAGCGGCACGATATGCGTGGTGCTGTCCATCACCGGAAGTCCGGCATTGCGGAACATCGTCTTCAGCGTGGCGGCAGCGGCCTGCTGCGCGTCGCGTTCGGTGCTGCTGCCCTTCAAATGGCGGACGGAGGCCAGAACGCCCGCGACGAGCACCGGCGACAGCGACGTCGTGAAAATGAAACCCGGTGCGTAGGAGCGGATGCAATCGACGATCTTTTCATCCGCCGCGATATATCCGCCCATAACGCCGAACGCCTTGCCCAGCGTCCCCTCGATAATGGTGATACGGTCGGCGGCCTTGTCCCGTTCGGAGATGCCGCCACCGCGCGGTCCGTACATGCCGACGGCGTGAACCTCGTCGATATAGGTCAGCGCGTTATATTTGTCGGCGAGGTCGCAGATCGCGTGGATCGGCGCCACGTCGCCATCCATCGAATACACCGATTCGAAGGCGATCAGCTTCGGCGTGTTCTCATCCTCCGCGGCGAGAAGCTCCTCCAGATGGGCGAGGTCGTTGTGCCGCCACACGCGCTTCTCACAGCCCGAATTGCGGATGCCGGCGATCATGCTGGCATGGTTGAGCTCGTCCGAAAAGATCACGCAGCCCGGCAGCAGCTTGCCCAGCGTGGACAGCGTCGTGTCGTTGGAGACATATCCGCTGGTGAAAAGAAGCGCGCGTTCCTTGCCGTGGAGGTCGGCCAGCTCACGTTCCAGATCGACGTGGTAATGGGTGTTGCCGCCGATGTTGCGGGTGCCCCCGGAACCGGCGCCGACATCGTGCAGCGCCTCTTCCATGGCCTCGACCACCTTGGGGTGCTGCCCCATGGCGAGATAGTCGTTCGAGCACCACACGGTAATCGGCTTGGGCCCGTTGTGCCCGGCAAAGCACCGCGCATTCGGGTAGGCGCCCTTGTTGCGCAGGATGTCGATGAAGACCCGGTAACGCCCCTCGGAATGGAGGCGGTCGATTGCCTGATCGAAAATCTGGTCGTAATTCACGCTTCGGGTCCCGTCGGCCTCAAGACTTCGTCGTTGCAACCGACCTGTCAAACGGCGCACCCAAACGCGCGAAAAATCGCGCCTGCCGGGGGCAGGACAGATTGCTTGGCATCGCCCATAGACGATTGCGCCCACCCATGCAAAAGGCATTTTGATCCGAAACGGGCGAAGATCAGTCCTCGCCGGGGGGGACGAAAATGCCCGGCTGCCGCAATCCGTAGCGCAACAGGCCGAGCGCGGCATCGCTGTTCTGAATTTCGCGTTCCAGCGTATCGATGTCGTTGCCGGCTATCACGATCAGGTCCGGGGCCTGCCGCTTGAGGTCGGCAATCACTTGCAACCAGCCGCGCATGGCGGCGCGATCGCGATTTTCGAGCATGTCGGTGACGATGCGCGCCGGTGGTTTCTGTGCATGCCAGGCCCGCGCGATGGGGGCATTCGGACCGGTAAAGAGCAGTTCGCGCCCGCTGATCATCCGGACATAGATCATGCGGGTCGCGGCATCGAAGCCCGGGGCGGGGATCGACACGATGCCCGGTGCGATGGCGCTGGGCCGATCGTCGGGGAGCAGGTTCGGCATTTGCTCCCGCTCCGTGTCCGCCGGGATTTGGGCGCGCAGCGCACGGGCTTGCGCTTCGCCCAGCCGCGCCCTGCGCAGCGTAGGGAGCCCCGATGCGTAGAACGGGCCGGTTCCGGTCAGGAGTATCGTGGAGGCCTGCTCTATCCTACGGTCGAGCTCGGCCCGGCGGGTGGCGGAATATCCCTCGACATCCTGCGCGATGGCGGCGCTCTCGTCCATGGCGGCGTCGATGACGATTGCCGGCTGACTGGCATAGTTGATGGCGTAACCGATGGCGGCGACGTGCGGCGCGTGAAAGCCCGATCCCGCGACGAGCAGATTGCCCGGCTTGCGATCGACCGCGGTGACATAGGCGACGATGTCGGTGGGCGCGGCGCCGGGTACCGCCTCCGAAAGCTCGCGCAGGCGGGAGATGTCGATCCGGGGCGCCGGCGCATCGCCGTCAGCGCGCCCGTCGAGCAGAAGATACCAGTACAGTCCCAGGAACAGCGCGGCCACGACCCAGAACAGCCTGCGCGCCAAGCGTCTTTTCCGCCCAAAAGCCATTACGCGATGAACCCCGCCCCCATCATGCCTGCGCTTCTATGACAGAATTTCGAATTTCTCCAACCCGCGCATGCGCAAGGTGGGATAAAGACGGGCAAGATCGGCGTC
Coding sequences within:
- a CDS encoding MAPEG family protein, which produces MNGLDTQILVPAAVLLVWTMAVMAWMMAGRMASFRVNKVSMGRLPRGFRASDAGDTLSGRREWPAHNYMHLMEQPTVFYPCVILLALGGYGAFDVVAAWVYVALRVAHSLWQNLVNTLPVRAALFMAGSIALFILTIRALLALIS
- a CDS encoding saccharopine dehydrogenase family protein, with translation MSKVLVIGAGGVGSVAVHKMAMNKDIFTDITLASRTVSKCDAIAESVKDRTGVDIATRQIDADDVAATTALINEVGPKLVVNLALPYQDLAIMDACLAAGVDYMDTANYEPREEAKFEYKWQWEYHERFEKAGLTALLGSGFDPGVTSVFAMWLKKHRLDTIRLLDILDCNGGDHGQAFATNFNPEINIREVTAPTRHWENGQFVETPAMGVKQTFDFAEVGEKTMYMMYHEELESLAKFVPEMERARFWMTFGDEYIKHLTVLQNVGMTRIDPVMYEGKEIIPLQFLKAVLPEPSSLGSTTKGKTNIGDIATGEAKDGLGEKTFYIRNICDHEKAFEETGNQAVSYTTGVPAMVGAAMMLTGKWDGAGVFNMEQFDPDPFLDMLAQNGLPWEVEELSGPLEF
- a CDS encoding carboxynorspermidine decarboxylase, encoding METRAGDPGAFAHFDLNRVDSPAFVVDAAKLRENCRILADIRDAAGCKVLAALKAFSMWSTAPIIGEYLDGVCASGLWEARLASEFYDGEITTYSAAYRPDELEEVCRLSDHVIFNSPAQHMRAGLILEQARSTGGAFDVGLRLNPQVPTGEVPRYDPSSPGSRLGFPIDQLTEEHMEGIDGIHFHNLCEQDIEPLLKTWDKVFDAIEPWFGQLKWINMGGGHHITRADYQREELVEFLRDAAEDTGAEIIIEPGEAVALDAGILVGTILDSGENEMPIAITDISATCHMPDVIEAPYRPAMLHEGGAGAPVRLGGPSCLAYDVIGDYHLPVPNEAGQRIAFLDQAHYSMVKTNTFNGVPLPSIWLWDSETDALEKIRDFGYETFRDRLS
- a CDS encoding type III PLP-dependent enzyme, translating into MSIHPDALAVVRDTAPDEPVILNRPHAARRAARFFVDKFPGKVLYAVKANPSADLLRVLWDGGVTHYDVASIAEVRLVRETLPEATLCFMHPVKTARAIEEAYFQHGCKTFSLDSIEELEKIRAATKDAKDLRLCVRLRVSSEYSELSLASKFGAELADAPALLQATRQVADWLGVCFHVGSQAMTPFAYVQALERVRAAIAEAAVLIDMIDVGGGFPSIYPGMEPPPLDDYFAIIHRHFYALPIAYNAELWCEPGRALCAEYNSMIVRVEKRRGNELYINDGSYGALFDAAHIGWRFPVRQVAEPVEGAEMADFAFYGPTCDDADFMEGPFNLPAGIDAGDYIEIGMLGAYGAAMRTGFNGFGTGPVETVSDEPMASLYRGDRTDPRVSDNVVSLR
- a CDS encoding VOC family protein, whose product is MRLNQVTVGATDFRQSVDFYTRLGLRLIVSAREEYARFDMPEGDATLSVHVQDEVPETGPMIYFEVGDVDAVVARLRAAGIVFESDPVDQPWLWREARLRDPAGNRLCIFHAGVNRRDPPWRLPVTD
- the hemA gene encoding 5-aminolevulinate synthase; the encoded protein is MNYDQIFDQAIDRLHSEGRYRVFIDILRNKGAYPNARCFAGHNGPKPITVWCSNDYLAMGQHPKVVEAMEEALHDVGAGSGGTRNIGGNTHYHVDLERELADLHGKERALLFTSGYVSNDTTLSTLGKLLPGCVIFSDELNHASMIAGIRNSGCEKRVWRHNDLAHLEELLAAEDENTPKLIAFESVYSMDGDVAPIHAICDLADKYNALTYIDEVHAVGMYGPRGGGISERDKAADRITIIEGTLGKAFGVMGGYIAADEKIVDCIRSYAPGFIFTTSLSPVLVAGVLASVRHLKGSSTERDAQQAAAATLKTMFRNAGLPVMDSTTHIVPLMVGDPVKAKKISDILLAEYGVYVQPINFPTVPRGTERLRFTPGPAHDEAMMRDLTKALVEIWDRLEMRLAA